One stretch of Equus przewalskii isolate Varuska chromosome 9, EquPr2, whole genome shotgun sequence DNA includes these proteins:
- the PRX gene encoding periaxin isoform X1, protein MWGYLCSLCRPPGTEPGTQEAQGAGGDPEAARPPRKGARLADDCVAPQAGLLLGGGGCAQAVAQRQLLHAELKLVLQQKGERKRAPGAHATPSSAMEARSRSAEELRRAELVEIIVETEAQTGVSGINVAGGGKEGIFVRDLREDSPAARSLSLQEGDQLLSARVFFENFKYEDALRLLQCAEPYKVSFCLKRTVPTGDLALRPGTVAGYEIKGPRAKVAKLNIQSLSPVKKKKMVVPGALGSPADLAPIDVEFSFPKFSRLRRGLKAEAVKGPVPAAPTRRRLQLPRLRVREVAEEAQAARLAAAAPPPRKAKEEAEVAAGARFTAPQVELVGPRLPGAEVGVLQVSAPKGPREVAPAAEAVSGFALHLPTLGLGAPAPPPVEPAAVGIQVPQVELPPLPSLPTLPTLPCLETREGAMAVVVPTLEVAAPSVGVDLALPGAEVAAPAEAPEVALKMPRLSFPRFGARAKEVPEAKVAKGIPEAKVKGPRLRMPTFGLSLLEPRPAAPEAVVESKLKLPTIKMPSLGIGVSPPDVKVPKAPEVKLPKVPEAALPEVRLPEVELPKVSEMKLPKVPEMAVPEVRLPEVQLPKVPEMKLPKVPEMAVPEVRLPEVQLPKVPEMKLPKVPEMAVPEVRLPEVQLPKVPEMKLPKVPEMKLPKVPEMAVPEVRLPEVQLPKVPEVKLPEMKLPKVPEMKLPKVPEMAVPEVQLPEVQLPKVPEMKLPKVPEMAVPEVRLPEVQLPKVSEMKLPKMPEMAVPDVQLPEVQLPKVPEMKVPEMKLPELKLPKVPEMAVPDVRLPEVQLPKVSEMRLPEVRAPKIPEVHLPKPPEVKLPKAPEGQLKASGAEQAEGMEFGFKMPKVTMPKLGRAGSPSRGKPGEAGAEGSGKLVTLPCLQPEVGSEARVGVPSLTLPSVELDLPRALSLEGQVPAAEAGKAERAEGPGVAAGVGEGAFRMPSVEIVTPQLPTVEAGEGRPEVTEMKGKPASKFSLPKFGLSGPKVAKAEAEGAGRATKMKVSKFALSLPKARAGTEAEAKGAGEAGLLPALDLSIPQVSLDAHLPSGKVEVAGADVKLKGPRFALPKFGVRGRDTEAGELVPGVAELEGKGWGWDGRVKMPKLKMPSFGLTRGKEAEIQGERVSPGEKSESTAGQLKIPEVELVTLGAQEEGGAEGAVAVSGVRLSGLQASTTRQVGTEGQDGGLRMPLGISLPQVELASFGEATPGQQAESAAPPAEGTAGSRVHVPQVTLSLPGAQAAGGELLVGEGVFKMPAVTVPQLELDVGLSREAQVGEAATGEGGPRLKMPTLGARAGAGGERPGDQSPGAERTFHLSLPDVELSPPAVGSHAEYQVAEGEGDAGHKLKVRLPRFGLARAKDGVEEGEKAKSPKLRLPRVGFSQSEAVPGEGSPSPEEEEEEGSGEGASGRRGRVRVRLPRVGLASPSKASRGQEGEAAPKSPGGEKSPKFRFPRVSLSPKAASRSGDQEESGFRVRLPSVGFSETGAPGPTRMEGAQAAVV, encoded by the exons GAGCTGAGGCGGGCGGAGTTGGTGGAGATCATCGTGGAGACGGAGGCGCAGACGGGGGTCAGCGGCATCAACGTGGCGGGCGGCGGCAAGGAGGGCATCTTCGTCCGCGACCTGCGCGAGGACTCGCCCGCCGCCAGGAGCCTCAGCCTGCAGGAAG GGGACCAGCTGCTGAGCGCCCGCGTGTTCTTCGAGAACTTCAAGTACGAGGACGCGCTACGCCTGCTGCAATGCGCCGAGCCTTACAAGGTCTCCTTCTGCCTGAAGCGCACTGTGCCCACCGGGGACCTGGCGCTGCGGCCCGGGACCGTGGCCGGCTACGAGATCAAGGGCCCGCGGGCCAAGGTGGCCAAGCTG aacATCCAGAGTCTGTCCCctgtgaagaagaagaagatggtgGTGCCCGGGGCCCTGGGGTCCCCTGCAGACCTGGCCCCCATTGATGTCGAATTCTCCTTCCCCAAGTTCTCCCGTCTGCGTCGGGGCCTCAAAGCCGAGGCTGTCAAGGGTCCTGTCCCAGCTGCCCCCACCCGCCGGCGCCTCCAGCTGCCTCGGCTGCGCGTCCGAGAAGTGGCGGAGGAGGCCCAGGCAGCCCGGCTGGCCGCTGCCGCTCCTCCCCCCAGGAAAGCCAAAGAGGAGGCCGAGGTGGCAGCGGGAGCCCGTTTCACGGCCCCCCAGGTGGAGCTGGTTGGGCCCCGGCTGCCCGGCGCTGAAGTGGGTGTCCTCCAGGTCTCAGCCCCCAAGGGGCCGCGGGAGGTGGCCCCCGCAGCGGAGGCAGTCAGCGGCTTTGCCCTCCACCTGCCGACCCTTGGGCTGGGAGCCCCAGCTCCGCCTCCTGTGGAGCCCGCGGCCGTGGGGATCCAGGTCCCCCAAGTGGAGCTGCCTCCCTTGCCCTCGCTACCCACTCTGCCCACACTTCCATGCCTGGAGACCCGGGAAGGGGCCATGGCGGTGGTGGTGCCCACTCTGGAAGTGGCAGCACCTTCAGTGGGGGTGGACCTGGCCTTGCCGGGCGCAGAGGTGGCGGCTCCAGCAGAGGCACCTGAGGTGGCCCTGAAGATGCCCCGTCTCAGTTTCCCACGCTTTGGGGCTCGAGCAAAGGAAGTTCCTGAGGCCAAGGTGGCCAAGGGCATCCCCGAGGCCAAGGTGAAGGGGCCCAGGCTTCGGATGCCCACCTTCGGGCTTTCTCTCCTGGAGCCCCGGCCCGCTGCCCCTGAAGCCGTTGTCGAGAGCAAGCTGAAGCTGCCCACCATCAAGATGCCCTCCCTTGGCATTGGGGTCTCGCCGCCTGACGTCAAGGTACCCAAGGCGCCTGAGGTGAAGCTCCCCAAAGTGCCCGAGGCGGCCCTTCCAGAAGTGCGACTCCCAGAGGTGGAGCTCCCAAAAGTGTCGGAGATGAAACTCCCAAAGGTGCCAGAGATGGCGGTGCCAGAGGTTCGACTCCCAGAGGTGCAGCTGCCGAAGGTGCCCGAGATGAAGCTCCCTAAGGTGCCTGAGATGGCCGTGCCAGAGGTTCGACTCCCAGAGGTGCAGCTGCCAAAGGTCCCCGAGATGAAGCTCCCAAAGGTGCCCGAGATGGCTGTGCCAGAGGTTCGACTCCCAGAGGTGCAGCTGCCAAAAGTCCCTGAGATGAAGCTCCCAAAGGTGCCCGAGATGAAGCTCCCGAAGGTGCCCGAGATGGCCGTGCCAGAGGTTCGACTCCCAGAGGTACAGCTGCCAAAAGTCCCTGAGGTGAAGCTGCCCGAGATGAAACTCCCAAAGGTGCCCGAGATGAAGCTCCCGAAGGTGCCCGAGATGGCCGTGCCGGAGGTTCAGCTCCCGGAGGTACAGCTGCCGAAAGTCCCCGAGATGAAGCTCCCGAAGGTGCCAGAGATGGCCGTGCCAGAGGTTCGACTCCCGGAGGTACAGCTGCCAAAAGTCTCAGAGATGAAGCTCCCGAAGATGCCAGAGATGGCCGTGCCGGATGTGCAACTCCCAGAGGTGCAGCTGCCAAAAGTCCCAGAGATGAAAGTCCCCGAGATGAAGCTCCCGGAGTTAAAACTCCCCAAGGTGCCCGAGATGGCCGTGCCGGACGTGCGCCTCCCAGAGGTGCAGCTGCCAAAGGTGTCGGAGATGCGGCTGCCAGAAGTGCGGGCGCCAAAGATCCCAGAGGTGCATCTTCCGAAGCCCCCCGAGGTGAAGCTGCCCAAGGCTCCAGAGGGGCAGCTCAAAGCGTCTGGGGCGGAGCAGGCAGAGGGGATGGAATTTGGCTTCAAGATGCCCAAGGTGACCATGCCCAAGCTAGGGAGGGCGGGGTCCCCATCACGAGGCAAGCCAGGCGAGGCAGGGGCTGAGGGCTCGGGGAAGCTGGTGACACTCCCCTGTCTGCAGCCAGAGGTGGGCAGCGAGGCTCGCGTGGGGGTCCCCTCTCTCACACTGCCCTCAGTGGAGCTGGACCTGCCACGGGCTCTCAGCCTGGAGGGGCAGGTCCCAGCAGCAGAAGCGGGCAAGGCGGAGCGGGCAGAGGGCCCCGGGGTGGCAGCAGGGGTCGGGGAAGGGGCCTTCCGGATGCCGTCTGTTGAGATCGTCACTCCACAGCTGCCCACCgtggaggctggggaagggcGGCCGGAGGTGACAGAGATGAAAGGCAAGCCAGCCTCCAAGTTCTCCCTGCCCAAGTTTGGACTCTCGGGGCCAAAGGTGGCAAAGGCAGAGGCTGAGGGGGCCGGGCGGGCCACCAAGATGAAGGTGTCCAAgtttgccctctccctccccaaggcTCGGGCCGGGACTGAGGCTGAGGCCAAAGGGGCAGGCGAGGCGGGCCTGCTGCCCGCCCTCGATCTGTCCATCCCGCAGGTCAGCCTGGATGCCCATCTGCCCTCGGGCAAGGTGGAGGTGGCCGGGGCTGACGTGAAGCTCAAGGGGCCCAGGTTCGCCCTGCCCAAGTTTGGGGTCAGAGGCCGGGACACCGAGGCGGGAGAATTAGTGCCGGGGGTGGCCGAGCTGGAGGGCAAGGGCTGGGGTTGGGATGGGAGGGTGAAGATGCCCAAGCTGAAGATGCCCTCCTTTGGACTGACTCgaggaaaggaagcagaaatcCAGGGTGAGCGTGTCAGCCCTGGAGAAAAGTCAGAGTCCACGGCGGGGCAGCTGAAGATCCCCGAGGTGGAGCTAGTCACGCTGGgggcccaggaggaagggggcgCCGAGGGGGCAGTGGCTGTCAGTGGAGTACGGCTTTCAGGCCTGCAAGCATCCACGACCAGGCAAGTGGGCACTGAGGGCCAGGACGGGGGGCTGAGGATGCCCCTGGGCATCTCCCTGCCCCAGGTGGAGCTGGCCAGCTTTGGGGAGGCCACCCCGGGGCAGCAGGCCGAGAGTGCAGCCCCTCCAGCAGAGGGCACGGCAGGCTCCAGGGTCCACGTGCCTCAGGTGACCTTGTCTCTGCCTGGAGCCCAGGCGGCGGGCGGTGAGCTCTTGGTGGGTGAGGGCGTCTTCAAGATGCCTGCAGTGACAGTGCCCCAACTTGAGTTGGACGTGGGGCTGAGCCGAGAGGCGCAGGTGGGTGAGGCAGCCACAGGCGAAGGTGGGCCGAGGCTGAAGATGCCCACGCTGggggccagagctggggctgggggagagcgGCCTGGGGACCAGTCCCCGGGGGCTGAGCGCACCTTCCATCTCTCGCTGCCCGACGTGGAGCTCTCGCCACCCGCCGTGGGCAGCCATGCCGAGTACCAGGTGGCAGAGGGTGAGGGGGATGCTGGACACAAGCTCAAGGTGCGGCTGCCCCGGTTTGGCCTGGCGCGGGCCAAGGACGGGGTTGAGGAGGGCGAGAAGGCCAAGAGCCCCAAACTCAGGCTGCCCCGCGTGGGCTTCAGCCAGAGCGAGGCGGTCCCCGGGGAGGGCTCCcccagcccagaggaggaggaagaggagggcagcGGGGAAGGGGCCTCCGGGCGCCGAGGCCGCGTCCGAGTCCGCTTGCCCCGTGTGGGCCTGGCTAGCCCTTCCAAGGCCTCTCGGGGGCAGGAGGGTGAGGCAGCCCCCAAGTCCCCTGGCGGGGAGAAGTCCCCCAAGTTCCGCTTCCCCCGGGTGTCCCTAAGCCCCAAGGCCGCGAGCAGGAGTGGGGACCAGGAAGAGAGTGGATTCCGGGTTCGGCTGCCCAGCGTGGGGTTTTCGGAGACAGGGGCTCCAGGCCCCACCAGGATGGAGGGGGCTCAGGCTGCCGTCGTCTGA